The Pseudanabaena galeata CCNP1313 genome includes a region encoding these proteins:
- a CDS encoding restriction endonuclease, with translation MKIDSNDLNTQIECIVQDLPLPPRSKDIYRLRIGMDDGRVKTTREVAWIFNISDSTVRREYKKAGQKVLEILSQQQFEQEIAIIDVSDVIEKAQELTPYLIAYLKNHENDLRKLPWQLFEHLVAEFFASWGYDDICLVGRNPKTAADILAMRKPDASGVKIRYFIEVKRWKNRVGVEVVDRVIGALLTEREKFGCHLGMIVTTANFKTMEKYNPLQLSMMGIELRDGDDVLRWLQDYQFNQKGLWLPNPFKV, from the coding sequence ATGAAAATAGACTCGAATGATCTAAATACTCAGATAGAGTGCATTGTACAAGACTTGCCGTTACCACCTCGTTCCAAAGATATCTATCGACTAAGAATTGGAATGGACGATGGCAGAGTGAAAACAACTCGTGAAGTAGCTTGGATTTTTAACATTAGTGACTCAACAGTTCGTCGTGAGTACAAAAAAGCAGGGCAGAAAGTTCTTGAAATACTTAGTCAACAGCAGTTTGAACAAGAAATAGCAATTATTGACGTATCAGATGTCATTGAAAAAGCGCAAGAGTTAACACCTTACTTAATCGCATATCTCAAGAATCATGAAAATGATTTGAGGAAATTACCTTGGCAATTGTTTGAACATCTTGTTGCTGAGTTTTTTGCAAGTTGGGGTTACGACGATATATGTCTCGTCGGTCGAAATCCCAAAACAGCAGCAGATATTCTTGCAATGCGAAAGCCTGATGCTTCTGGAGTTAAAATTCGTTATTTTATTGAAGTCAAGCGGTGGAAGAATCGCGTTGGCGTTGAGGTCGTTGATCGAGTAATCGGCGCTCTTTTGACTGAGCGTGAGAAATTTGGATGTCATCTTGGAATGATTGTCACTACTGCTAACTTTAAGACTATGGAAAAATATAATCCATTACAGTTATCAATGATGGGGATAGAACTTCGAGATGGAGATGATGTTCTCCGTTGGCTTCAGGATTATCAATTTAATCAAAAAGGACTTTGGCTCCCCAATCCTTTCAAAGTGTAA
- a CDS encoding REP-associated tyrosine transposase: protein MSNYRRPAITGGTYFITQVTYQRIPWLCSDLGRKALREAIAKVREKYPFEINAFVLLPEHFHCLWTLPEGDKDFSVRLRLIKTYVTKHYGEQLGINAEVSRSRQKRQEKNLWQRRFWEHLIRDERDYALHCDYIHYNPVRHGLCVKAEDWQFSSIHRFIAQGQYPPDWGVTEIPEKPQDIWDE, encoded by the coding sequence ATGTCAAATTATCGAAGACCAGCAATTACAGGCGGAACTTATTTTATTACCCAAGTTACCTATCAGAGAATTCCTTGGCTTTGTAGTGATTTGGGGCGTAAAGCGTTGCGAGAGGCGATCGCTAAAGTTCGCGAGAAATATCCATTTGAAATAAATGCTTTTGTTCTATTGCCTGAGCATTTCCACTGTTTGTGGACTTTACCCGAAGGGGATAAGGATTTTTCGGTGAGATTACGATTAATCAAAACTTACGTCACCAAGCACTATGGCGAGCAATTAGGAATTAATGCAGAAGTTTCGCGATCGCGACAAAAACGACAAGAAAAGAATCTATGGCAGCGTCGTTTTTGGGAGCATCTAATCCGAGATGAGCGAGATTATGCGCTACATTGCGATTATATTCATTACAATCCTGTAAGACATGGATTATGTGTAAAAGCTGAAGATTGGCAATTTTCCAGCATTCATCGTTTTATTGCACAGGGTCAATATCCACCCGATTGGGGAGTCACAGAAATCCCAGAAAAGCCCCAAGACATTTGGGACGAATAA
- a CDS encoding HNH endonuclease, giving the protein MNLFDLPLLQGEASPQSGVPKNMSNEEMLLYAAWLHGVEANSTVHRLALFSFIQSHVANKSDESLQTVVEKSNFWQGVGEGHYQLTVEGDKEVKRKFGVNSHLAKFGYEYSFLRRYRTRDIKVIVNVSSRKLIPCIDNLSMTGVEANRILSSLGVDLPKTGTSQPRKVLNWILQNNDYIWSVKYADLPKAIVKVISPDHLVENFDSVVPPPTSFKEEDDELVFPEGKEVYQLHRSKERNKAVIDLAKKKAKDRDPLLCCSVCGFSFSKVYGAIGEDFIEAHHTKPLSEITGEVETKVEDIALVCSNCHRMLHRKRPWRSISDLQSILNSK; this is encoded by the coding sequence ATGAACTTGTTTGATCTTCCACTGCTTCAGGGAGAAGCATCTCCGCAAAGTGGCGTTCCTAAAAATATGAGTAACGAGGAAATGCTCTTATATGCCGCATGGTTGCACGGCGTTGAAGCAAATAGTACTGTTCATCGTTTAGCTCTATTTTCCTTTATTCAGTCACACGTAGCAAACAAAAGTGATGAATCATTGCAAACAGTGGTAGAGAAAAGCAACTTTTGGCAGGGAGTTGGAGAAGGTCATTATCAACTTACAGTGGAAGGAGACAAAGAAGTAAAGCGTAAATTTGGTGTGAATTCACATCTTGCTAAGTTTGGCTATGAATATAGTTTCTTACGACGATATAGAACACGAGATATAAAAGTTATCGTTAATGTAAGTAGCCGAAAGTTGATTCCTTGTATTGACAACCTATCTATGACTGGGGTTGAGGCTAATAGAATCTTGAGCAGTCTAGGTGTTGATTTGCCGAAAACTGGCACTTCTCAGCCTCGTAAGGTTTTAAACTGGATTCTTCAAAACAATGACTATATATGGAGTGTGAAATACGCAGACTTACCTAAAGCAATAGTGAAGGTAATTTCTCCCGATCATCTAGTTGAAAATTTTGATAGTGTAGTACCTCCTCCTACTTCCTTTAAGGAAGAAGACGATGAACTAGTGTTCCCTGAAGGAAAAGAAGTTTATCAATTACACAGGTCAAAAGAAAGAAATAAGGCTGTAATCGATTTGGCAAAAAAGAAGGCGAAAGATCGCGATCCTTTGCTATGCTGCTCAGTCTGCGGTTTCTCTTTCTCGAAGGTATACGGCGCTATAGGAGAAGATTTTATAGAAGCGCATCATACTAAACCTTTATCAGAAATCACAGGAGAAGTAGAAACTAAAGTTGAAGATATAGCTTTAGTATGCTCGAATTGTCACAGGATGCTTCACAGAAAAAGACCTTGGCGCTCAATATCAGATTTACAATCAATTTTGAATAGCAAGTAA